The Mailhella massiliensis DNA segment TGGCTTCTGTACACCAACTCCCGCAAGGGCCCCGAACCCGCCAAGCCCGCTCAGGAGGCGTAACATGGAAACAATCTGGTTCTTCCTCTGGACGCTCCTCTGGGCCGTGTACTTCATTCTCGACGGCTTCGACCTCGGCATGGGCAGCCTCATGCCCTTCCTGGCCTCCAACGACCATGAACGCCGCGTCATCTACAATGCTCAGGGTCCCTACTGGGACGGCAACGAAGTGTGGCTCATCACTGCGGGCGGCGTGACCTTCGCGGCCTTCCCCAACGCCTACGCCGTCATGTTCAGCGCGCTGTATGCGCCCCTGCTCATCCTGCTGTTCTGCCTCATCTTCCGGGCCGTGGCCTTCGAATTCCGCGGCAAGGGCGATTCCTGCACCTGGATCTTCAGCTGGGACGTGTGCATGACTCTGGGGAGCTTCCTGCCCGCTCTGCTGCTCGGCGTGGCCTTCGCCAACCTCTTCATGGGCATTCCCATCGACGGAAACGGCGTGTACCACGGCAACATCCTCAAGCTCCTGAACCCCTACGGCCTTGCCGGCGGCGTGCTCTTCGTCATCATGTTCTGCTATCACGGCGCGCTCTGGCTGGAACTCAAGTCCGAAGGCAACCTTCAGGTCAAGGCCTTCAAGGCCGCCAGAGTGCTCTGGCCCCTGCTGCTTTCCATGGTGCTCGTGTTCCTCGCGCTCACCGGGCACTATACCGAAAGCTTCGACCGTCTGGCTCAGCATCCCGCCGCCTACGCGGCCCTTGCCCTTGCCGTCATCGGTCTCGTGGCCAGCCGCCTCTGCCTGCACTCCAGCACCCTCATCGCCTGGATATGCAGCGCCCTGTTCATCCTGGGTCTCACCTTCTTCGGCGTGTTCGGCATGTATCCCGGCATCATTCTTTCCAGCATTGATCCGGCCTACAGCATCACCATCTTCAACGGCGCCTCCAGTCCCCTTACCCTGAAGATCATGCTCACGGTCACCCTCTGCGCCGTGCCCGTGGTTCTTGCCTATCAGGCCTGGGTTTACTGGACCTTCGCCCACAAGGTGACGAAGGAAACCCTGAAGGACGAACACTCCTATTAATCAGCACGGGAGTTCCGACTCCCCGCCGATTCATGAAAATGCCCGCGTCGTTGTAAAAGGCGCGGGCATTTTGCGTAGAAAATTCCGACCGGATCTTGAAAAATCGGCATAACCGCCGCGGCAGCGCCCCGGGCACGAAAACGGAAGCACTGCGGCTCCGCCGCTTCCCGCGCATCCCCTTCTCCTTCACCGGAGCAGACGATACCAGACACCGCGGAGACTCACGCATCATCCTCCCGGAGCATGCTCAAAAACGCTTCTGAAGCCCTGCCATAAGTGATTTCACAAAAAACAGGGGAAGGAATGGCGGAAACAAAAAACTCGCGGCACATCAGCGCCTGCGGCCGTTTCCGCGGCGTCCGTGGAACCTGCCGTGCTCGAACCAGTACAGACATGCGGAGGCAAGGGCCGTTGCGGCAAGCGCAAGGAACATGCCTTCATACCCTGCCATCGGCACGAGAAAACCGAAGAGATACGGTCCCAGCCCTATGCCGAGATCGAAAAAAAGAAAGAATGTGGTGGTTGCCTGGGCAAAACGCGAACGTGTGACCAGCGTCAGCGAAACAGCCTGCCCGGCGGACTGAAAATTGCCGAAGCCCGCACCGAGAAGAAGCGCGACAAAAAGAAACTCAGCACTCGTCTCCGCCGTGGCAAGCAGCGTCATGGCCATGGCCATGAGAAGCAGCGCGGGGTAAAAGACCACGTTTTCCCCGTAATGATCGAGAATATGCCCGCTGAAGGGACGCGTACCCAGCGCTGCGGCGGCATACACAAGAAAGAACACACCCGCGGCCCAGGTGAGCCCCTTTTCTTCCGCAAAGGCGGTAAGGAAGGCCTGCACGCACCCATAGCCCAGGCAGGCAACCAGAGCCACCAGAGAAAAGCGGACAACGCGAGGGTCGATATAGCTGTACAGATCCGTCATGGAACGGTGCTTCTTCAGCATGGAGGGCATGGCCTGAAGCGCGCAGAAGGCCGCTACGGAACCTGCACCGGCAACAAGCGCCGTCCACACCACGGCGGCATAATCCGCGCTGCGGATGAGCGTGATGCCGAGAAAAGGTCCCGCCGCAAGCGCGAGCGCCGCACTCATGGTGAAAAGGCTAATGCCGAGTCCGTGGTACTGCCGCGGCACGACATAGGCCACAATGGTACCCGTGGCCGTACCCGTCACTCCTACGGCAATACCGGTGAAAAGACGCTGAAGAAAAAGAAGCGGGAGCGAACCTGCAAGGAAAAAGGAGGCCACGCTTCCGACATAGAGCAGGAGACCGGCAAGAAGAATGCTGCGGCAGCCGAACAGGGAAAGCAGACTCCCTGCGACGAAGCGCCCGGAAAGGCAGCCTATGACCATGATTCCGCTGGAAAAGCCCGCTACGCTCAGGCTTGCGCCGTAGGATTCGCGCACATAGAGCGTACCGGTGACGAAAATCATGTAATAGGCCGTCATGACAAGCAGATTGATGACGGCCACCACATTGAAATTACGGTTGAATATGGCCTTCAGGGTTCCGCCTGCAAGAATGCCCTTCTCTTCCTCCATCTTCTGCCTCCCTCCATGAAAAAAGCGCCCGGCAACGAACGTCCAGATCGTGCTGCGGGCGCATTCATGGAGATACGGATATGCGCGTATGCTGTCAACTCAGGCCCAATCGCGCAGGCACGTCGTCACCATCTTTCCGAAATGCGGATATTCTCCAAGAAAACTCGACTGTTACGCTTCTCTCCTGCACAAGCTGAAAACAAAGCCCCTCCGCCATGCATGATGACCGGAGGGGCCGTATTCGGGAACGCCCGGTTCGTCCAGACTTACGACCGGGATCAACGCCGTATCAACATACCGAGTTCCGCTGCCATCTTCTTATAGCGTTCCACTTCCTGATAAAGAAACGCTTCCGTTTCCTCCGATCCCATCCAGGCAATGGTTTCCCAGTTTCTCACCGCGTTCTGAGCGCCTTCGGATGCATAGATCTTTGCCGAAGCCTCTTCCAGTATCCGCACCACGTCTTCGGGCGTATCGCGACGTACCATGAGAGCTCTCCAACTGGTCTGCTCCCAGTCGTACCCCAGCTCCCTCATGGTAGGGACATCAGGATAAACGGGCAGTCTCTTTCCGGCAAACGTGGCCAGAGGAACGAAGTCGCCGCTTTTCACCCAGCGCTCGGCATCCGGCGGATGGGTGAGGAGCATATCCACACGCCCGTCGAGCAGCCATTCCGCCGCTTCCTTGGGGCTGCTCTGCTCCAGAAGCTGCACATCCAGATCCGTATGCTTCCTGATGAAATACGTCATACCGATCTGAAGAGAACTCGGCTTGTTGGTAATGGCGATGCGCACCTTTCCGGGATGGGCCTTGGCATACTCGACAAACCCCTCATAGGTGGAAAACGGCGCGTTCTTACCGGCAAACAGCACTATGGGCAGCAACGTCACACGCCCGATGGGACGGAAATCCTCAAGCGTAAAATCCACATGCTCCATCAGAGGCCCGAGGGCCAACGGTCCCATGCCTGCATAAAAAATATGATATCCGTCCGCAGGGGCCTGAAGTGTCTGCCGGGCGGCCTCGCCCTTCAAACCGTGCTTCATGACGAAAGGCTGCCCGAGCATCTTTTCCATTTCCGTGCTGTAATATTCCCCTATAGTATCATAGGAGACACGGGGAGCGAAGGGATGCCATACCGTCACGGGCTTTTCGGGATACCCTGCGGCGGACGCGAGCGAAGCGTACGCGAGCATGATGAAGGCAAGCAGAACGGACAGGCATTTTTTCATGCCGAACTTTTCCTGAAGCATAACCTCTCCTGTACGGTTCAACCCACTGCAAACCGTTTGCCGCCCTGCCCTGCTCCTGCGGCAGAGCCTCTTCTAGGACCAGCGGTGGAAAGAATGCAGTGTCACCACTTGCGGATTAAAAAAGACCACGCTTTCACAGATAAGCCTATCCTGCAGACTGAAATTTCTTTCATGCCACAAAAGCACGGGCGTTCCTTCGGGAAGACCGAATGCTTCGGAAAGCGTTTTTTCCATGACCCACGGGATAAACGCCATGAGCTTATGTGACAGCCTCTCGCCTGAAAGATGCTCCACAAGCTCGGCATATCCCATTTCCGAAAACACGGAACTGTCGTCCACCTCCCTGGCTTCAAAAAAATTATAGGTCAGCACCGCCGGACGCTCATCCTGATAATGAACGGTCTTCTGCAAAAGCCGGGGACTCGGCAGGGAACACTTCACGGGAAAATCTTCCTGCTCCACCAGTGAATCACCACGGGCGGGAAAAGGAACCTCCCGGACGGTCCTCACCGTATGGCCGCCTTCCCTCAGCATGGCCTTGAAGTCACGCTGTGCCTCGAAGCGCATAGGCGTATGAAGCACGCTGTACTGGATGACGTTGCCCACGCCGTGCCGCTTGGAAATCACTCCTTCGTGACAAAGAACCGCCAGAGCTTCGCGTACCGTGGGTCTGCTTACTCCCAGCATGTCCTTGAGGTCGTCTTCCGGAGGCAGCCTGCCCTTGTCGCTTTCAAAGCGATCGATCAGATCAAGAATCCGCTGACGAATCTCCTGAATGAGAACTTTCATACATCTTCCTCAATATAGGTAAGACGTCTTACCTATTTTTTACTCATAAGCATTATGAAGGTCAAGCCCTGCCGCGCCGGAAACATCATCAATTTCCGACAGGTCTCCCCGTCGGAGCTCCAGCTGAGGAAATGGTGAAACATACTCTTGATGCCTGCATTACAAAATCAGCCCCTCGCGTCGAAAAAACTACCTTCTGAAACTGAGGGTTAGAGGAAAATACCACTTTCCCTTTTCCTGATACGGTTTCCTGCAGATAACATATTCGCCTTGAAAGACATCATCTTTAAATAAAAAAATACGCCCTATTCCATAAGCAAAAGAATCGTATAGAGCCTTGTTTCCATATTTCAGCAGCTGTTCCGGTGTCCCCGTATTCTGTCCCATATAATAAATGATGCCGTCCTTTTCCTCATTTACATATTTACTGAATGACGTCATGAAAAGAACGATATTTCCCTTTTTTGTCTGATTAATACCTCCTCGACAAGCACCGATAAAGGAAAAGTATTTCTCCAGCTCCGCTTTTTCATATTTTTTCCCCGGTTCCAGTCCTGTACTTTTCCCGGAATTTCTCTTTTCATCTACCGGCACAGCCTCTGAGAACGACTTACATAATTTAAATACTTCCTTTTTTATGGATGAATAAAGAGCTTCATTTTCATTTTTTGTGAAAT contains these protein-coding regions:
- the cydB gene encoding cytochrome d ubiquinol oxidase subunit II, with product METIWFFLWTLLWAVYFILDGFDLGMGSLMPFLASNDHERRVIYNAQGPYWDGNEVWLITAGGVTFAAFPNAYAVMFSALYAPLLILLFCLIFRAVAFEFRGKGDSCTWIFSWDVCMTLGSFLPALLLGVAFANLFMGIPIDGNGVYHGNILKLLNPYGLAGGVLFVIMFCYHGALWLELKSEGNLQVKAFKAARVLWPLLLSMVLVFLALTGHYTESFDRLAQHPAAYAALALAVIGLVASRLCLHSSTLIAWICSALFILGLTFFGVFGMYPGIILSSIDPAYSITIFNGASSPLTLKIMLTVTLCAVPVVLAYQAWVYWTFAHKVTKETLKDEHSY
- a CDS encoding MFS transporter — protein: MEEEKGILAGGTLKAIFNRNFNVVAVINLLVMTAYYMIFVTGTLYVRESYGASLSVAGFSSGIMVIGCLSGRFVAGSLLSLFGCRSILLAGLLLYVGSVASFFLAGSLPLLFLQRLFTGIAVGVTGTATGTIVAYVVPRQYHGLGISLFTMSAALALAAGPFLGITLIRSADYAAVVWTALVAGAGSVAAFCALQAMPSMLKKHRSMTDLYSYIDPRVVRFSLVALVACLGYGCVQAFLTAFAEEKGLTWAAGVFFLVYAAAALGTRPFSGHILDHYGENVVFYPALLLMAMAMTLLATAETSAEFLFVALLLGAGFGNFQSAGQAVSLTLVTRSRFAQATTTFFLFFDLGIGLGPYLFGFLVPMAGYEGMFLALAATALASACLYWFEHGRFHGRRGNGRRR
- a CDS encoding tripartite tricarboxylate transporter substrate binding protein; its protein translation is MLQEKFGMKKCLSVLLAFIMLAYASLASAAGYPEKPVTVWHPFAPRVSYDTIGEYYSTEMEKMLGQPFVMKHGLKGEAARQTLQAPADGYHIFYAGMGPLALGPLMEHVDFTLEDFRPIGRVTLLPIVLFAGKNAPFSTYEGFVEYAKAHPGKVRIAITNKPSSLQIGMTYFIRKHTDLDVQLLEQSSPKEAAEWLLDGRVDMLLTHPPDAERWVKSGDFVPLATFAGKRLPVYPDVPTMRELGYDWEQTSWRALMVRRDTPEDVVRILEEASAKIYASEGAQNAVRNWETIAWMGSEETEAFLYQEVERYKKMAAELGMLIRR
- a CDS encoding GntR family transcriptional regulator → MKVLIQEIRQRILDLIDRFESDKGRLPPEDDLKDMLGVSRPTVREALAVLCHEGVISKRHGVGNVIQYSVLHTPMRFEAQRDFKAMLREGGHTVRTVREVPFPARGDSLVEQEDFPVKCSLPSPRLLQKTVHYQDERPAVLTYNFFEAREVDDSSVFSEMGYAELVEHLSGERLSHKLMAFIPWVMEKTLSEAFGLPEGTPVLLWHERNFSLQDRLICESVVFFNPQVVTLHSFHRWS